One window of the Amia ocellicauda isolate fAmiCal2 chromosome 18, fAmiCal2.hap1, whole genome shotgun sequence genome contains the following:
- the c18h8orf76 gene encoding uncharacterized protein C8orf76 homolog translates to MEVFGFDFDDSVFAETRDRVAVTLSSYKAKYCEPEWFCEEVSTDDELEKQKVFKFRADLAYRRHDYEKALREYLNCFSLVPDSNIAIRRDVLESLSRCYCRLGRPEKALEIAEQLRKDATNTGHLSAVLNLQLTLHCSSGELRKQISTLQDLISLMPCNPCHWKKLGMAYLNIFKSLPSSGPARTATVSPARPDGCNGVADPSQRRSSDCLEGVSIAGPYTRHGEEENPISDSHRGEPEVKTTTEEQGNEEAQDVWLRACVCFVRSSLLFRMVKFQQSSFVSQSNRRAREEIEGALRTLDLKEEVLRVITEVMGEDLVSEKLKEESQETENCSSLASVQVPCETDFEERWFNRLKRMVFKSGNQELLSYSDTKKNEG, encoded by the exons ATGGAGGTTTTTGGCTTTGATTTTGACGATTCCGTATTTGCAGAAACCCGAGATAGGGTTGCAGTTACACTTTCTTCTTACAAGGCGAAATACTGTGAGCCAGAG tGGTTTTGTGAAGAAGTCAGCACGGACGATGAGCTTGAGAAGCAGAAAGTGTTTAAATTCAGAGCAGACCTGGCCTACAGACGGCATGACTATGAG AAAGCTCTGCGTGAATACCTGAACTGCTTCTCTCTGGTGCCGGACAGCAACATTGCCATCAGGCGCGACGTTCTGGAGAGTCTGTCTCGGTGCTACTGTCGACTGGGCAGACCGGAGAAGGCACTGGAGATTGCTGAGCAACTG AGGAAGGATGCCACAAATACGGGCCACCTCTCAGCAGTGTTAAACCTGCAACTGACCCTTCACTGCAGCAGCGGAGAGCTGAGGAAACAGATCTCTACTCTGCAAGATCTCATTTCCCTCATGCCTTGCAACCCCTGCCACTGGAAGAAATTGGGAATGGCCTACTTGAACATCTTCAAGTCTCTTCCCTCCTCTGGCCCAGCAAGGACTGCCACAGTCAGTCCTGCCCGCCCTGATGGCTGTAATGGAGTAGCAGATCCTTCACAGCGGCGCTCCAGTGACTGTCTGGAGGGTGTAAGCATCGCGGGACCTTATACTAGACATGGAGAGGAGGAGAACCCAATCTCTGACAGCCACAGAGGAGAGCCGGAGGTAAAGACCACAACGGAAGAACAGGGGAATGAAGAAGCGCAGGACGTCTGGCTGAGGGCCTGCGTTTGTTTTGTACGATCAAG CCTGCTGTTCAGGATGGTGAAATTCCAGCAGTCTTCCTTCGTGTCTCAAAGTAACAGAAGGGCTCGGGAGGAGATCGAGGGGGCGCTCCGCACATTGGACCTAAAGGAGGAGGTACTGCGTGTTATCACAGAG GTGATGGGTGAAGACCTCGTCTCTGAGAAGCTGAAAGAGGAGAGTCAGGAGACGGAGAATTGCTCGTCTCTGGCCAGTGTACAGGTGCCCTGTGAAACTGACTTTGAGGAGAGGTGGTTTAACAGACTGAAACGCATGGTCTTTAAATCTGGTAACCAAGAGCTGCTTAGTTACAGTGACACAAAAAAGAACGAAGGATAA
- the zhx1 gene encoding zinc fingers and homeoboxes protein 1 — translation MASKRKSTTPCMVLPADAEEQDPDMEMIAEVDEGTEATAEAPTESAAVPLENASGEEDIQDVDSYIETMDSRKVEGGYECKYCSFQTTELNMFTFHVDSEHPNVVLNSSYVCVECNFLTKRYDALSEHNMRFHPGEDNFTRTMVKRNNQTIFEQTVNDLTFDGSFVQQENQESEDTTTTGIPLSKTPIMKMKSKAEPKRIAMSHKTSEENDVKDESEGEQEPKETAPVSTPAPVEVVAPVPVEPVKPSVVVNNPTQQEPKKTIINSATVLPAGLAQVLSALQAQQNSQTQLLIPVSSIPTYNGAMDNNALLVNTYNKFPYPSVSEIMGLSSQTKYTEEQIKIWFSAQRLKHGVSWTPEEVEEARRKQFNGTVHTVPQTITVIPAHLSAAANGLQPILQTCQIVGQPGLVLTQVGATNSLPVTTPITLTVAGVSNQAQLPKPTIQTTPTIVETKRATTVQPPPLTPQENSALSADHFGIRPKKSKEQLAELKASYLKEHFASDAEIARLMKLTNLTKGEIKKWFSDTRYNQRNSKNNHVIVFNENNNANNSATIVIDSSDETTESPTSGPVKEPRRQSWNPFPDFTLQKFKEKTPEQLLVLEESYQKNSTPTDEELNRLRSETKLTRREIDAWFTEKRKAPESAESKLERKDGEPAKAVTPMKQSSHTHPSGRSRSGREKIGKKTPEQLHVLKSAFVRTQWPSSEEYDKLAEESRLPRSYIVNWFGDTRYAWKNGNLKWFFYYQSGNIGAINGSGYRKRGRGRARSRGRGRPRGRPRAGKRSSSWGRSPPVIKFKTGKEILKEYYLKHKFLNEQDLDELVAKSNMGYEQVRDWFAEVRRQEDLGTDPFDDSLENEEPDEEDESQGESDTGGGGQGDIAGDEDDDETDDSDTWEPPRSVRRTLSGSED, via the coding sequence atGGCAAGCAAAAGAAAGTCCACTACCCCTTGTATGGTCCTTCCTGCAGATGCAGAGGAGCAGGACCCAGACATGGAAATGATTGCAGAGGTGGATGAAGGTACTGAGGCCACAGCAGAGGCCCCGACAGAAAGTGCTGCTGTTCCGCTGGAAAATGCATCCGGTGAGGAGGACATACAGGATGTCGACAGCTACATCGAAACGATGGACTCCAGGAAAGTGGAGGGGGGTTACGAGTGCAAATACTGCAGTTTTCAGACCACAGAACTTAATATGTTTACGTTTCACGTCGATTCCGAGCATCCCAATGTAGTCCTGAACTCGTCCTATGTGTGCGTGGAGTGCAATTTTCTAACCAAGAGGTACGATGCACTCTCGGAACACAACATGCGATTCCATCCGGGGGAGGACAATTTCACACGGACCATGGTGAAGCGCAACAACCAGACCATCTTTGAGCAGACTGTCAACGATCTGACCTTTGACGGCAGCTTTGTACAACAAGAGAACCAGGAAAGTGAGGACACCACAACAACGGGTATCCCGCTTAGCAAAACGCCCATCATGAAGATGAAGAGCAAGGCTGAGCCTAAAAGAATTGCCATGTCGCATAAAACATCTGAGGAAAATGATGTCAAAGATGAAAGTGAAGGTGAACAGGAGCCCAAGGAAACTGCCCCTGTCAGCACACCAGCACCTGTCGAAGTGGTGGCCCCCGTTCCCGTGGAGCCTGTGAAGCCCAGTGTTGTGGTCAATAATCCCACGCAGCAGGAACCAAAGAAGACCATCATCAACTCAGCTACTGTTTTGCCTGCAGGTCTTGCCCAAGTCCTGTCTGCCCTCCAGGCCCAGCAGAATTCCCAGACACAACTCTTGATACCCGTAAGCAGCATTCCAACTTATAATGGGGCCATGGATAACAATGCTCTTTTGGTCAACACCTACAACAAGTTTCCCTACCCCTCGGTTTCAGAGATCATGGGATTATCATCACAGACTAAGTATACGGAGGAACAGATTAAGATCTGGTTCTCTGCCCAGCGCCTAAAACATGGGGTGAGTTGGACGCCTGAGGAGGTTGAAGAGGCCAGGAGAAAGCAGTTCAAtggcacagtgcacactgtgcCACAGACAATCACAGTCATTCCAGCCCATCTCTCAGCTGCAGCTAACGGCCTGCAGCCCATCCTTCAGACCTGCCAAATAGTTGGCCAACCTGGCCTTGTGCTGACGCAGGTTGGAGCCACCAACTCCTTGCCAGTGACTACTCCCATCACATTGACAGTAGCCGGTGTCTCGAACCAAGCACAACTGCCAAAACCCACTATCCAGACAACACCCACCATCGTGGAGACCAAGAGGGCCACCACTGTCCAGCCTCCTCCTCTTACACCTCAGGAGAACTCGGCTCTGAGTGCTGATCACTTTGGAATACGGCCTAAAAAGTCCAAAGAGCAGCTTGCAGAGCTGAAGGCCAGTTACTTGAAGGAACACTTTGCCAGCGATGCAGAGATAGCCAGGTTGATGAAGCTGACAAACCTCACAAAAGGTGAGATTAAGAAGTGGTTCAGCGACACACGTTATAATCAGCGCAATTCGAAGAACAATCATGTCATCGTCTTCAATGAGAACAACAATGCCAATAACAGTGCTACCATAGTGATAGACTCTAGCGATGAAACCACAGAATCTCCCACATCGGGCCCTGTCAAAGAGCCACGCAGACAGAGCTGGAACCCTTTCCCAGACTTCACACTCCAGAAGTTCAAGGAAAAGACCCCTGAACAATTGCTGGTTCTGGAGGAAAGTTATCAGAAAAATTCCACCCCTACTGATGAAGAACTGAACAGACTTAGGTCAGAAACCAAGCTGACCCGAAGAGAGATCGACGCCTGGTTCACAGAAAAGAGAAAAGCCCCGGAGTCCGCCGAATCAAAACTGGAAAGGAAGGATGGTGAGCCAGCTAAAGCCGTCACCCCCATGAAGCAGTCATCACATACTCATCCCAGTGGCAGAAGCAgatcaggcagagagaaaatTGGGAAGAAGACACCAGAGCAGCTGCACGTGCTGAAAAGTGCCTTTGTACGCACACAGTGGCCGTCTTCAGAGGAGTATGACAAGCTTGCGGAGGAGAGCCGCCTTCCAAGGTCCTACATCGTCAACTGGTTCGGAGACACGCGGTACGCCTGGAAAAATGGCAACTTGAAATGGTTCTTTTACTACCAGAGTGGAAACATCGGTGCTATAAATGGGAGTGGCtacaggaagagagggagagggagagctcGAAGCAGAGGCCGAGGGAGGCCCAGAGGGAGGCCAAGGGCAGGCAAGAGATCTTCCAGCTGGGGGAGGTCCCCGCCCGTGATTAAGTTCAAGACCGGAAAGGAAATTCTGAAGGAGTACTACTTAAAGCACAAGTTCCTCAATGAGCAAGACTTGGACGAGCTGGTGGCTAAATCCAACATGGGCTATGAGCAGGTCCGGGACTGGTTTGCTGAGGTTCGCCGGCAGGAGGACTTGGGCACGGACCCGTTCGACGACAGCTTGGAAAATGAGGAGCCGGACGAGGAGGATGAGTCACAGGGTGAGAGCGACACGGGAGGCGGAGGCCAGGGAGACATTGCTGGTGATGAGGATGACGATGAAACGGATGACAGCGACACTTGGGAGCCGCCTCGAAGTGTCCGACGAACTCTCTCTGGGTCAGAGGATTAG
- the fam83a gene encoding protein FAM83A gives MTSEGRGHSVNWYLRPKQVGKVKKRVQEMKYQSCTLSKIDLSHNESVRLATDALLDRGLLAYEKVLVSEGEVDFLSQAEKEYILRNTTEPPGVGESPAEEVQGVTAPSVDTSVTYFPDISESEAPALDYGWPMEERSYYLQGRPRVEVYFQTDRSRNIKDLLREYINKATMVLAIVMDVFSDTEIFCDILEATKKRNVFVYLLLDHTHLSLFSEMCEKLQINSSHLTKMSIRSVCGETYCSKSGKKFSGQIKENFVIIDCTHVLVGSYSFTWLSGQVHRNLAVLFKGSSVKPFDLEFRQLYAMSKPLSAFPCSGSQAHYSTGEMPLSTTQKPSVTSQSNPSVTLSGCSSPAPQYTPATGVTGWFSDPKPPITPPHAAKGHKQTYQASPRAHWLPQMHNFTPPTARQRSYSSDYATGNTTRPYLNNMFGMKSGRPSNHTPRLTSGFHYLNKPDLIPP, from the exons ATGACCTCTGAGGGCAGGGGCCACTCCGTCAACTGGTACCTGAGACCCAAGCAGGTGGGCAAGGTGAAGAAGCGGGTGCAGGAGATGAAATACCAGTCCTGCACGCTGTCCAAGATCGACCTGAGCCACAATGAGAGCGTCCGGCTCGCCACCGACGCCCTGCTGGACAGAGGGCTGCTGGCTTACGAGAAAGTGCTCGTTTCGGAGGGGGAGGTGGACTTCCTGTCCCAAGCCGAGAAAGAGTACATCCTGAGGAACACCACTGAGCCCCCTGGAGTCGGGGAGAGCCCAGCAGAGGAGGTACAGGGGGTAACTGCACCGTCTGTTGACACATCTGTCACATACTTCCCTGACATCTCTGAGAGTGAAGCCCCGGCTTTGGACTATGGCTGGCCTATGGAGGAGAGAAGCTACTATCTGCAAGGGAGACCCCGAGTGGAGGTTTATTTCCAAACGGACAGATCCAGGAACATAAAAGACCTGTTGCGCGAGTACATCAACAAAGCTACTATG GTGCTGGCAATAGTGATGGATGTCTTCAGCGATACTGAGATTTTCTGTGACATCCTGGAGGCGACCAAAAAGCGCAACGTCTTCGTCTACCTGCTGCTTGATCACACGCACCTGTCTCTGTTCAGTGAAATGTGCGAGAAACTACAGATCAACAGTTCCCACCTCACA AAAATGTCTATCCGCAGCGTGTGCGGAGAGACCTACTGTTCGAAGTCTGGGAAGAAATTCTCTGGTCAGATAAAGGAGAACTTCGTCATTATTGACTGCACCCACGTGCTCGTTGGATCTTACAG CTTCACGTGGCTGTCGGGGCAGGTGCACAGAAACCTGGCAGTGCTCTTCAAAGGAAGCAGCGTGAAGCCCTTTGACCTGGAGTTCCGGCAGCTCTACGCCATGTCTAAGCCTCTGAGCGCCTTCCCCTGCAGTGGCTCCCAAGCGCACTACAGCACCGGGGAAATGCCACTGTCCACGACCCAGAAGCCCAGCGTCACCTCCCAGTCAAACCCCAGCGTCACGTTATCTGGATGCAGCAGCCCCGCTCCACAGTACACCCCTGCCACCGGAGTAACAGGCTGGTTTTCAGACCCAAAACCTCCTATCACACCCCCACACGCAGCCAAGGGGCACAAACAGACCTACCAGGCATCCCCCCGGGCACACTGGCTGCCACAGATGCACAACTTTACCCCACCCACTGCCCGTCAGAGGTCCTACTCCAGCGATTACGCCACAGGGAACACGACACGGCCCTATCTCAACAACATGTTTGGGATGAAATCAGGGAGGCCCTCCAACCACACTCCCAGGCTCACGTCAGGTTTCCACTACCTTAACAAACCAGACCTCATACCACCGTAG